The proteins below come from a single Spirochaetales bacterium genomic window:
- a CDS encoding TM2 domain-containing protein, translated as MFSLETARILWVLSLFIPGLHRFYLGKWGSGLLYLLTGGFFLFGTVIDFFRLPQMVGEANLAFKYKQVLYQSSFPEPVKQKKKESLERIILKVAKKNSGFVTPAEVVIESDLTMDQAKEYLEKLAKKGYAEMRVKTNGVIVYCFPEFMTETKSSGYEDF; from the coding sequence ATGTTTAGTCTTGAAACGGCGCGTATTCTCTGGGTTCTTTCCCTGTTTATTCCCGGTCTCCACAGGTTTTACCTCGGGAAATGGGGATCGGGTTTGCTTTACCTGCTTACCGGAGGCTTTTTCCTTTTTGGAACGGTGATCGATTTTTTCAGGCTGCCGCAGATGGTCGGCGAGGCAAACCTTGCCTTTAAATACAAACAGGTATTGTATCAGAGTTCGTTCCCGGAACCGGTCAAACAGAAAAAAAAGGAATCCCTCGAACGGATAATCCTGAAGGTCGCGAAGAAAAACTCCGGATTTGTCACCCCTGCCGAAGTGGTCATCGAAAGCGATCTTACCATGGATCAGGCAAAGGAATATCTGGAGAAGCTTGCCAAAAAAGGATATGCGGAAATGCGGGTGAAAACAAACGGGGTGATCGTTTATTGTTTCCCCGAGTTTATGACAGAGACAAAATCAAGCGGATACGAGGACTTCTAA
- a CDS encoding YbfB/YjiJ family MFS transporter, which yields MSIGKGGLHYGWIILILGIIVVTGALGFARFGYTTILPDMKSGLGLTNVEAGDIASGNMIGYLVLALTCGILASRFGPRVMIGVSLLVVAASMALTGLAGSFVMALVARTITGMGSGGANVPVMGLVSSWFHPKKRGLAAGIVVSGSSFGLLVTGSILPGILDSGVDGWRYAWYVLAALTLCIAFIGFIFLRNSPAEKGITPVGAQIVPEEKRRKTSRLEWGRIYKNPSVWHLGIIYILFGFSYIIYATFFVHYLTGEAGYTKEAANWLLALILGGLSIGSGLIWGIVSDKVGRKYGLAIVFFLQFLCFTIFGIWNEPVGHIISAILFALTAWSIPAIMAATTGDVVGSQLAPAALGFITLLFGIGQFLGPAMAGRIADATGSYSKAFVIAGAAALLGSVLSLFIKRHTARED from the coding sequence ATGAGTATAGGCAAGGGCGGACTTCATTATGGATGGATCATTCTCATTCTGGGGATCATTGTCGTCACCGGCGCCCTTGGATTTGCGAGATTCGGGTATACGACGATACTTCCGGATATGAAATCGGGATTGGGCCTAACCAATGTCGAGGCAGGCGATATCGCATCGGGAAACATGATCGGTTATCTCGTTCTGGCGCTGACGTGCGGCATCCTCGCTTCACGATTCGGGCCGAGGGTGATGATCGGTGTCTCGTTGCTCGTTGTCGCCGCTTCCATGGCGCTGACCGGTCTCGCGGGCTCCTTCGTCATGGCGCTGGTTGCCCGTACGATCACTGGTATGGGAAGCGGGGGCGCGAATGTACCCGTTATGGGTCTCGTCTCTTCCTGGTTTCATCCGAAAAAGAGGGGACTTGCTGCCGGGATCGTGGTCAGCGGTTCGAGTTTCGGTCTTCTTGTCACGGGGAGTATCCTGCCGGGTATTCTCGATTCGGGGGTCGATGGATGGCGATATGCGTGGTATGTTCTCGCGGCCCTGACGCTGTGTATCGCCTTCATCGGTTTTATATTTCTGAGAAACTCGCCCGCGGAGAAAGGGATTACCCCCGTGGGGGCGCAGATAGTTCCGGAAGAAAAAAGACGGAAAACCTCACGGCTCGAATGGGGCCGTATCTATAAAAATCCTTCCGTCTGGCACCTGGGAATCATCTATATTCTTTTTGGTTTTTCATACATCATTTACGCCACGTTTTTTGTGCACTACCTTACCGGGGAGGCGGGTTACACAAAAGAAGCGGCAAACTGGCTTCTCGCCCTCATTCTCGGCGGCCTTAGTATCGGAAGCGGACTTATCTGGGGCATTGTCTCGGACAAGGTGGGAAGAAAATACGGGCTTGCGATCGTCTTCTTTCTCCAGTTTTTATGCTTTACGATATTCGGGATCTGGAATGAACCGGTAGGCCATATTATTTCTGCGATACTCTTTGCCCTTACGGCATGGAGTATTCCGGCAATTATGGCGGCGACAACCGGTGATGTCGTCGGATCCCAACTCGCACCTGCCGCCCTGGGCTTTATCACGCTCCTTTTCGGTATCGGTCAGTTCCTGGGGCCCGCAATGGCCGGACGGATCGCCGATGCGACCGGTTCATATTCAAAAGCATTCGTCATTGCCGGTGCGGCGGCGTTACTTGGATCGGTGTTGTCCCTTTTTATCAAGCGTCATACAGCCCGCGAAGACTGA
- a CDS encoding histidinol-phosphate transaminase, which yields MKLRKNLTGITPYIAGKLKEGAVKLASNENPLGSSPKAIESVRRFLDKIWLYPDSNCEAIKAKLARAYGVTEDMLIIGNGSDEILLFIAGAYIEEGLNAVTSEATFSEYTFATTLFAGVMRYAPMKDFTYHLPALASLIDEKTRVVFCANPNNPTGTYFTGKEFDDFIKDVPETVLIVVDEAYVEYVTEKDFPDTLSRLKERDNILILRTFSKLYGLAGLRIGYGIGGKKVIADLHKTKEPFNINSIAQVAATAALDDHEFVKKSLTVNNEGKKYLYGEFDAMGLWYLKSAANFIFLRIGMDCREAFQTLMERGVTIRPIPVLGMPDGIRVTVGTEEQNRLFINLLKELLRKK from the coding sequence ATGAAACTCAGAAAAAATCTCACCGGTATCACTCCCTATATTGCAGGAAAACTGAAAGAGGGTGCGGTCAAACTCGCTTCGAACGAGAATCCCCTTGGTTCCTCTCCAAAGGCGATCGAATCGGTCCGCCGTTTCCTCGATAAAATCTGGCTTTATCCGGATTCCAATTGTGAAGCGATCAAGGCAAAACTCGCCCGCGCTTACGGCGTTACGGAAGACATGCTTATCATCGGAAACGGTTCGGACGAAATACTTCTTTTTATCGCGGGAGCTTATATCGAGGAAGGATTGAACGCGGTTACATCGGAAGCGACCTTTTCCGAATATACATTTGCAACGACCCTTTTCGCGGGCGTTATGCGTTATGCACCGATGAAAGATTTCACCTACCACCTGCCGGCTTTGGCCTCACTTATCGACGAAAAGACACGGGTCGTCTTTTGCGCGAATCCGAATAATCCCACCGGTACCTACTTCACGGGGAAGGAGTTTGATGATTTCATCAAAGACGTACCGGAGACAGTGCTCATTGTCGTGGATGAAGCGTATGTCGAATATGTCACGGAAAAGGATTTCCCCGACACGCTGTCGCGTCTTAAGGAACGCGATAATATTCTCATCCTCAGAACCTTTTCTAAATTGTACGGACTTGCCGGTCTTCGCATCGGGTACGGAATAGGCGGAAAAAAAGTGATCGCCGATCTGCATAAAACAAAAGAACCCTTTAATATCAATTCGATCGCACAGGTCGCCGCGACCGCGGCACTGGACGATCACGAGTTTGTCAAAAAATCCCTCACGGTCAACAATGAAGGCAAGAAATATCTCTATGGCGAATTCGATGCCATGGGATTATGGTATCTGAAAAGCGCCGCCAACTTTATCTTTCTCCGTATCGGGATGGATTGCAGGGAAGCATTCCAGACCCTTATGGAACGTGGAGTAACGATCCGTCCTATACCGGTACTCGGGATGCCGGACGGGATCAGGGTGACGGTCGGTACGGAAGAACAGAACAGGCTTTTTATCAATCTGCTGAAAGAGTTACTGCGGAAAAAATAG